Proteins encoded by one window of Pseudonocardia alni:
- a CDS encoding multifunctional oxoglutarate decarboxylase/oxoglutarate dehydrogenase thiamine pyrophosphate-binding subunit/dihydrolipoyllysine-residue succinyltransferase subunit — protein MSSSSTSHQASDFGPNEWLVEEMYQRFQEDPSAVDPAWHEFFADYGKDGEKASSSSVGTEEPADTSSGNGSAPAASSGGVTRGAATEDDQGSGSGTETGAAGSGDAPAQKAVTNGGKAGGKGTATSRDVPPPVTPKAEPPPAEERLRTASAPAPASSSNGTPAKPAAGSGSKAAKPTQDGGGATTTPLRGAANAIAKNMTASLELPTATSVRAVPAKLLADNRIVINNHLKRTRGGKLSFTHLIGYALVRALTDFPNMNRHFAETDGKPSVATPEHVNLGLAMDMPGKDGSRSLIVVSIKGCENMSFAQFWQAYEGMVRKARDGKLTADDFAGTTISLTNPGTLGTNHSVPRLSVGQGAIVGVGAMEYPAAFQGASEERLVELGISKIITLTSTYDHRIIQGAESGDFLRRIHQLLLGEDGFYDDIFASLRVPYEPVRWVQDFPEGEVDKTARVLELIESYRTRGHLMADTDPLNYRQRRHPDLDVLSHGLTLWDLDRDFAVGGFGGQSHMKLRDVLGLLRNSYCRTIGTEYMHIADPEQRKWLEERIEVAHVKPDSSEQKYILSRLNAAEAFETFLQTKYVGQKRFSLEGGETVIPLLDAVLDKAAERELDEVVIGMPHRGRLNVLANIVGKPISQIFREFEGNLDPGQAHGSGDVKYHLGAEGKYFRMFGDGETAVSLTANPSHLEAVDPVLEGIVRAKQDLLDKGDGGFTVLPVLMHGDAAFAGQGVVAETLNLALLRGYRTGGTVHVVVNNQVGFTTAPEHSRSSQYCTDVAKMIGAPVFHVNGDDPEACVWVAKLAVEYRQRWNNDVVIDMICYRRRGHNEGDDPSMTQPSMYDIIDAKRSVRKIYTESLIGRGDITMEEAEQALKDFSNQLEHVFNEVRELEKTPPVISPSIESEQLVPSDLDTSVPLEVVHRIGDVHANLPEGFAVHKRVEPVLRKREKMSREGDVDWAFAELLAIGSLAMDGRLVRLSGQDSRRGTFVQRHSVLIDRHTGAEYFPLRNLAEGQGRFLPYDSALSEFAAVGFEYGYSVANSDALVMWEGQFGDFVNGAQSIIDEFISSGEAKWGQLSDVALLLPHGLEGQGPDHSSGRIERFLQLCAEGSMTVALPSDPANYFHLLRQHTLDGVRRPLVVFTPKWMLRAKQVVSPLSDFTEGRFRPVIDDPEHAGKGDTVSGVKRVLFCSGKIYWELAAARDKRRKNGDAGVDEAALVRVERLYPMPAEEIAAVLERYPEAAGDVRWVQEEPANQGSWPYYGLELPQKLPQLQGSFTRVSRRRMAAPAAGSSKVHEVEQAELIDKAFAG, from the coding sequence GTGTCATCGAGCAGTACCTCCCATCAGGCGAGCGACTTCGGTCCGAACGAGTGGCTCGTCGAGGAGATGTACCAGCGCTTCCAGGAGGACCCGTCGGCCGTGGACCCGGCCTGGCACGAGTTCTTCGCCGACTACGGCAAGGACGGTGAGAAGGCCTCCTCGTCGTCCGTCGGGACCGAGGAGCCGGCCGACACCTCCTCCGGCAACGGGTCCGCCCCGGCGGCCTCCTCGGGTGGGGTCACCCGAGGTGCAGCCACCGAGGACGACCAGGGCAGCGGGAGCGGCACGGAGACCGGCGCGGCCGGCTCCGGCGACGCCCCGGCCCAGAAGGCCGTGACGAACGGCGGGAAGGCCGGCGGCAAGGGGACCGCCACCTCCCGCGACGTCCCGCCGCCGGTCACCCCGAAGGCCGAGCCGCCGCCCGCCGAGGAGCGCCTGCGCACCGCGAGCGCACCGGCCCCGGCGTCGTCGTCGAACGGGACACCGGCCAAGCCCGCCGCGGGCAGCGGCTCCAAGGCCGCGAAGCCGACGCAGGACGGGGGTGGCGCGACCACCACCCCGCTGCGCGGTGCCGCGAACGCCATCGCCAAGAACATGACCGCCTCGCTCGAGCTGCCCACGGCGACGAGCGTGCGTGCGGTGCCCGCCAAGCTGCTCGCCGACAACCGCATCGTCATCAACAACCACCTCAAGCGCACGCGCGGCGGGAAGCTGTCGTTCACGCACCTGATCGGCTACGCGCTGGTCCGGGCGCTGACCGACTTCCCGAACATGAACCGGCACTTCGCCGAGACCGACGGCAAGCCCTCGGTCGCGACGCCGGAGCACGTGAACCTGGGCCTGGCGATGGACATGCCGGGCAAGGACGGCAGCCGCTCGCTGATCGTCGTGTCGATCAAGGGCTGCGAGAACATGTCGTTCGCGCAGTTCTGGCAGGCCTACGAGGGCATGGTCCGCAAGGCCCGTGACGGCAAGCTGACCGCCGACGACTTCGCGGGCACCACGATCAGCCTGACCAACCCCGGCACGCTGGGCACCAACCACTCGGTGCCGCGGCTGTCGGTGGGCCAGGGCGCGATCGTCGGCGTCGGCGCGATGGAGTACCCGGCCGCCTTCCAGGGCGCGTCGGAGGAGCGGCTCGTCGAGCTCGGCATCTCCAAGATCATCACGCTGACCTCGACCTACGACCACCGGATCATCCAGGGCGCCGAGTCCGGCGACTTCCTGCGCCGGATCCACCAGCTGCTCCTCGGCGAGGACGGCTTCTACGACGACATCTTCGCCTCGCTGCGGGTGCCGTACGAGCCGGTCCGCTGGGTGCAGGACTTCCCCGAGGGCGAGGTCGACAAGACCGCCCGCGTGCTGGAACTGATCGAGTCCTACCGGACCCGTGGCCATCTGATGGCCGACACGGACCCGCTGAACTACCGCCAGCGCCGGCACCCCGATCTCGACGTCCTCAGCCACGGCCTGACCCTGTGGGACCTCGACCGCGACTTCGCGGTCGGCGGGTTCGGCGGGCAGAGCCACATGAAGCTGCGCGACGTGCTCGGCCTGCTGCGCAACTCCTACTGCCGCACCATCGGCACGGAGTACATGCACATCGCCGACCCCGAGCAGCGCAAGTGGCTCGAGGAGCGCATCGAGGTCGCGCACGTCAAGCCGGACTCCTCGGAGCAGAAGTACATCCTGTCCCGGCTGAACGCGGCCGAGGCCTTCGAGACCTTCCTGCAGACCAAGTACGTCGGGCAGAAGCGGTTCTCGCTGGAGGGCGGTGAGACCGTCATCCCGCTGCTCGACGCCGTGCTGGACAAGGCCGCCGAGCGCGAGCTCGACGAGGTCGTCATTGGCATGCCGCACCGTGGCCGGCTCAACGTGCTGGCCAACATCGTCGGCAAGCCGATCAGCCAGATCTTCCGCGAGTTCGAGGGCAACCTCGACCCGGGCCAGGCGCACGGCTCCGGCGACGTGAAGTACCACCTCGGTGCCGAGGGCAAGTACTTCCGCATGTTCGGCGACGGCGAGACCGCGGTCTCGCTGACCGCGAACCCGTCGCACCTGGAGGCCGTGGACCCGGTGCTGGAGGGCATCGTCCGCGCCAAGCAGGACCTGCTCGACAAGGGCGACGGCGGCTTCACCGTGCTGCCGGTGCTGATGCACGGCGACGCGGCCTTCGCCGGTCAGGGCGTCGTGGCCGAGACGCTGAACCTCGCGCTGCTGCGCGGGTACCGCACCGGCGGGACCGTGCACGTCGTCGTCAACAACCAGGTCGGGTTCACCACCGCGCCGGAGCACTCGCGGTCCTCGCAGTACTGCACCGACGTCGCGAAGATGATCGGCGCGCCGGTCTTCCACGTGAACGGCGACGACCCGGAGGCCTGCGTCTGGGTCGCCAAGCTGGCCGTGGAGTACCGCCAGCGCTGGAACAACGACGTCGTGATCGACATGATCTGCTACCGGCGCCGGGGCCACAACGAGGGCGACGACCCCTCGATGACCCAGCCGTCGATGTACGACATCATCGACGCCAAGCGCAGCGTCCGGAAGATCTACACCGAGTCGCTGATCGGCCGTGGTGACATCACCATGGAGGAGGCCGAGCAGGCGCTCAAGGACTTCTCCAACCAGCTCGAGCACGTCTTCAACGAGGTGCGCGAGCTCGAGAAGACCCCGCCGGTGATCTCGCCGTCGATCGAGTCCGAGCAGCTCGTCCCGTCCGACCTCGACACCTCGGTCCCGCTCGAGGTCGTCCACCGGATCGGCGACGTGCACGCCAACCTCCCCGAGGGGTTCGCCGTGCACAAGCGGGTCGAGCCCGTGCTGCGCAAGCGCGAGAAGATGTCCCGCGAGGGCGACGTCGACTGGGCCTTCGCCGAGCTGCTCGCCATCGGCTCCCTGGCGATGGACGGCCGGCTGGTCCGGCTGTCCGGTCAGGACTCGCGTCGCGGCACCTTCGTGCAGCGGCACTCGGTCCTGATCGACCGGCACACCGGTGCGGAGTACTTCCCGCTGCGCAACCTGGCCGAGGGGCAGGGCCGGTTCCTGCCGTACGACTCGGCGCTCTCGGAGTTCGCCGCGGTCGGCTTCGAGTACGGCTACTCCGTCGCCAACTCCGACGCGCTCGTCATGTGGGAGGGCCAGTTCGGCGACTTCGTCAACGGCGCCCAGTCGATCATCGACGAGTTCATCTCCTCCGGTGAAGCCAAGTGGGGCCAGCTCTCCGACGTCGCGCTGCTGCTGCCGCACGGCCTGGAGGGCCAGGGCCCCGACCACAGCTCCGGGCGCATCGAGCGCTTCCTGCAGCTGTGCGCCGAGGGCTCGATGACCGTCGCGCTGCCGTCGGACCCGGCGAACTACTTCCACCTGCTGCGCCAGCACACCCTCGACGGGGTGCGCCGGCCGCTGGTGGTGTTCACGCCGAAGTGGATGCTGCGTGCCAAGCAGGTCGTCAGTCCGCTGTCCGACTTCACCGAGGGCAGGTTCCGCCCGGTCATCGACGACCCGGAGCACGCCGGCAAGGGCGACACCGTCTCCGGTGTGAAGCGGGTGCTGTTCTGCTCCGGCAAGATCTACTGGGAGCTGGCCGCGGCCCGCGACAAG